A stretch of the Larimichthys crocea isolate SSNF unplaced genomic scaffold, L_crocea_2.0 scaffold271, whole genome shotgun sequence genome encodes the following:
- the fam204a gene encoding protein FAM204A isoform X2 yields the protein MYSGLLPKGLTEDDLSPDDEEEDVAVEKRREGDSSAGKLSCAGENTDSVVEAQATHSASDADSDSPTCSMPGISQEMWQKFQDLRKKNDEMKIIKVPRKRKRRRHKKGTESDKPTNTRERQEEREKHWDELKQYFGVNDRFHPPACSKPPPKSGLEKSIERAIAEGDIAKAEEMSDRLATRELAVNIAQAADCRDFVQRKQEEEALRAAQKRKKEITWGFEAKKRWETKSNMGFM from the exons ATGTACAGCGGACTCTTGCCCAAAGGTTTAACCGAAGACGACCTCAGTCCagatgacgaggaggaggatgttgccgtggagaagaggagggagggtgacAGCTCTGCAGGAAAGTTGAGCTGTGCCGGGGAAAACACGGACTCAGTGGTGGAGGCACAGGCGACTCACTCTGCCAGTGATGCAGACAGTGATTCACCGACATGCAGCATGCCCGGTATATCCCAGGAAATGTGGCAA AAATTCCAGGATTTACGGAAGAAGAATGACGAAATGAAAATTATAAAGGTccccagaaaaagaaaaagaagacggCACAAAAAAG GAACAGAAAGTGACAAACCTACAAACACAAG AGAGCGTCAGGAGGAGCGGGAGAAGCACTGGGATGAGCTTAAGCAGTATTTTGGTGTAAATGATCGATTTCATCCCCCTGCATGTTCCAAACCCCCTCCGAAG TCCGGCCTAGAAAAGAGCATAGAGAGGGCCATAGCTGAAGGGGACATTGCAAAGGCGGAGGAGATGAGCGACAGACTCGCCACTCGAGAG CTGGCCGTGAATATCGCTCAAGCCGCTGATTGCCGTGACTTCGTGCAAcgcaaacaggaagaggaagcttTGAGGGCAGCGcagaaaaggaagaaggaaataaCCTGGGG GTTTGAGGCTAAAAAACGATGGGAAACCAAAAGCAACATGGGCTTCATGTGA
- the fam204a gene encoding protein FAM204A isoform X1, translating to MYSGLLPKGLTEDDLSPDDEEEDVAVEKRREGDSSAGKLSCAGENTDSVVEAQATHSASDADSDSPTCSMPGISQEMWQKFQDLRKKNDEMKIIKVPRKRKRRRHKKGTESDKPTNTSRERQEEREKHWDELKQYFGVNDRFHPPACSKPPPKSGLEKSIERAIAEGDIAKAEEMSDRLATRELAVNIAQAADCRDFVQRKQEEEALRAAQKRKKEITWGFEAKKRWETKSNMGFM from the exons ATGTACAGCGGACTCTTGCCCAAAGGTTTAACCGAAGACGACCTCAGTCCagatgacgaggaggaggatgttgccgtggagaagaggagggagggtgacAGCTCTGCAGGAAAGTTGAGCTGTGCCGGGGAAAACACGGACTCAGTGGTGGAGGCACAGGCGACTCACTCTGCCAGTGATGCAGACAGTGATTCACCGACATGCAGCATGCCCGGTATATCCCAGGAAATGTGGCAA AAATTCCAGGATTTACGGAAGAAGAATGACGAAATGAAAATTATAAAGGTccccagaaaaagaaaaagaagacggCACAAAAAAG GAACAGAAAGTGACAAACCTACAAACACAAG CAGAGAGCGTCAGGAGGAGCGGGAGAAGCACTGGGATGAGCTTAAGCAGTATTTTGGTGTAAATGATCGATTTCATCCCCCTGCATGTTCCAAACCCCCTCCGAAG TCCGGCCTAGAAAAGAGCATAGAGAGGGCCATAGCTGAAGGGGACATTGCAAAGGCGGAGGAGATGAGCGACAGACTCGCCACTCGAGAG CTGGCCGTGAATATCGCTCAAGCCGCTGATTGCCGTGACTTCGTGCAAcgcaaacaggaagaggaagcttTGAGGGCAGCGcagaaaaggaagaaggaaataaCCTGGGG GTTTGAGGCTAAAAAACGATGGGAAACCAAAAGCAACATGGGCTTCATGTGA